One Clupea harengus unplaced genomic scaffold, Ch_v2.0.2, whole genome shotgun sequence DNA segment encodes these proteins:
- the LOC122131970 gene encoding dehydrogenase/reductase SDR family member 12-like has translation MSKYRNIVWFLKAMQEYTRGGYETASRNFLAKDLSVNLDGQSFMITGANSGIGKATAMAIAKKGGTVHMVCRNKERAESAREDIVKEAGNNNIHVHILDLSETRKVWEFAEDFKSKHTSLNVLINNAGSMLNIREVNFEGLEKNFAINTLGVYILTKGLIPLLEKNTEPRVITVSSGGMLVQKLRITDLQTEKRMFDSTMVYAQNKRQQVVMTEEWARTYPRIHFSVMHPGWADTPAVVMAMPQLYESLRCRLRTPEQGADTVIWLAVSPAAARTPSGKFFQDRRMVPVHLPLAWTRYSREKARALMVRLETLAKRIQPSGGRSQLNSPAIETTGSLQDCIKKAA, from the exons ATGTCAAAGTATCGGAATATTGTGTGGTTTCTGAAAGCAATGCAAGAATACACAAG AGGAGGATATGAAACAGCTTCCAGAAACTTCCTGGCAAAAGACCTCAGTGTAAACCTGGATGGACAGTCTTTCATGATCACAGGAGCCAACAGTGGAATTGGGAAAGCGACTGCAATGGCCATAGCAAAGAAGG GTGGTACGGTGCACATGGTGTGCAGGAACAAGGAGAGGGCCGAGTCTGCCAGAGAGGACATTGTGAAGGAGGCTGGGAACAAT AACATCCACGTCCACATTTTGGACCTGTCAGAGACACGCAAGGTGTGGGAATTCGCAGAGGACTTCAAGAGTAAACATACATCCCTGAACGTTCTG ATTAACAATGCGGGGAGCATGTTGAACATACGAGAGGTGAATTTTGAAGGTCTGGAGAAAAACTTTGCCATCAACACCTTGG gAGTGTATATTCTGACCAAGGGTCTGATACCTTTACTGGAAAAGAACACTGAACCCAGAGTG ATCACTGTGTCCTCTGGCGGGATGCTGGTTCAGAAACTTCGCATCACCGACCTGCAGACTGAAAAAAGAATGTTTGACAGCACCATGGTCTATGCACAGAATAAG AGACAGCAGGTGGTGATGACAGAAGAATGGGCTCGAACATATCCCAGGATTCACTTCTCTGTCATGCACCCGGGATGGGCAGACACTCCAG CGGTCGTCATGGCGATGCCTCAGCTGTATGAGAGTCTGCGGTGCCGGCTGCGGACCCCAGAGCAGGGTGCTGACACAGTCATATGGTTGGCCGTCTCCCCTGCGGCAGCTCGGACGCCCAGTGGCAAGTTTTTCCAGG ATAGGAGAATGGTTCCTGTTCACCTGCCCCTTGCCTGGACTCGGTACTCCCGTGAGAAAGCCCGGGCTCTCATGGTCCGTCTGGAGACACTCGCCAAGAGGATCCAGCCCAGCGGGGGGCGCTCACAACTAAACAGCCCTGCAATTGAGACCACAGGAAGTCTACAGGACTGCATCAAAAAAGCTGCGTGA